From Pseudoalteromonas sp. DL-6, one genomic window encodes:
- a CDS encoding S8 family serine peptidase → MKTKIITTAVLSALYSAGTLNAAVPNISALDNLQHTLQKPTFDPKKIIEQSLGKSREGYSVLQNNGLNVSINSKNSKFIKEDGLTGEHVYIIRLRSPALSEQTFSQNTRMRGTGSQKLFSAGEPVNNEVSLAKSAILHKQSEVFNELAAHTGGAKIRHQYTTALNGFSLKLTQEQAERVATNPQVLSVQRSKTYQMHSDVGPQLIQADRVWSGEASQGIQYKGEGLIIGVVDSGINSDHESFKEVAADGYKHINPFGDGVFVGDCEIKEFADRCNDKLIGIRSYSVITDAFTTGELGGFAPAIGEDYHGHGSHVAATVAGNVQYNAPLSTPDVSNASDGSILKENFFEQISGVAPRANIISYQVCQPLSSAVGGCPGEALIAGIEDAITDGVDVINFSIGGQDSHPWSDAIEMAFLGARKAGISVAAAAGNSGRSGQYEEMFGAIDHASPWLLNVAATTHGREVIVETTATTPSFIDETQAGTLPGWTELKGGAINTESVTGVVLQAKDYPDINGEYSAYCANEFAENTFDFYPDGSPILDTQGQTANTIVVCARDSLSNANGVARALKASNVEAGGADGFILYNYGWDDPISYTSKYSIPSVHISYGSWHGDYTNGYSALKQWLTNNGKGHTLTITPTLIESEIVAENVDKLADFSSRGPSPSTPEALIPAVAAPGVNVYAAWADEHPFAEISQSGDYNFLSGTSMASPHAAGALALIKQANPDWSPSEIQSALVSTADETVKYNYFNRPGGELIDVSTYRAGTGRINVANAVEAGLLLDETADNFAAADPNNGGAVHRLNLPQLVNFNCQPTCSWLRTVKATKDGTWKVQSDDVKNWAFDAKKQYQQNGVTITTQPSEFSLKAGETQTIIVTASVMDTQDLFSNSEVELHSTLRFNEVNNVSPDMHWPMVFKYDANDMPSKLDVVAHRNDDKHEFHGIKLPEGDNVGRVYKPTKAKQITLSLPKDKDSYRPWTTNDEKGTYEQRVDESTHVEWVSVPAGSKRLVAEVTELVESELKGHQDLGNLAVFIGKDYNGDSVIDLDDEILCVSSHTLYDNFCNINNPEEGDYWVIFHNGKRGFNDVNYDDIIETSKVAIAVVEDAPADNMSLEVPYSDGKQGTSVVLNWSDSQMQEGDIYYSLIDFGTSQVNAGNIGKTALKIVRGKDDVSLSASQTAAKKGDIVKYTFDILANQSGQEREYEIATTLPEGLKVANITSNREKYTSEISQDGQNVVIKGIQGDSSTIEPNYVITTNATDQSCVTPNFGSESSGGYVDLAAFGILPVLGGFAPIEEGEDGYVLPYKDGMIYHQEGIILPVSTLFQGQYDNVHLYNNAEYLNVGKKNAIEIRSTGMIAFMAGAPIFGPFHYPMPNNGLPYEQIAPLWRAMDFSTEYMMSVPLYQSPFDPEGISIATTASGWGIIEFDNARSYGFAGMQQNGAYSWEEQDDRFDFELLFNVNTLHGDGDYELIMAYDNIDFGSQNGRGSIGLQGYRGPSHTYGPIEGFLGEQFAYDELDTVLSDGLVVCYDYEGPESSAFKISLWAEVEASGVGKDLTLSATSKVSGIADIELTHTLSSPSNIVVGGINAQSIDENTSLNNLVIYYNDEENSVNAITISGENVTAVVDSHEPGAVATITPTKDFNGETEITVTVSDVENPSDSNSTSFMLTVVSDGVEPSTGSEAVEEPIESDNDSSSGSFGGLLAMLAGMLWFRRRMR, encoded by the coding sequence GTGAAGACTAAAATAATAACAACAGCAGTACTCTCAGCACTTTATAGTGCTGGTACGCTTAACGCAGCGGTGCCCAATATAAGTGCGCTTGATAATCTACAACATACTTTACAAAAACCAACCTTTGACCCTAAAAAAATAATTGAGCAAAGTTTAGGGAAGAGTCGCGAGGGGTACAGCGTTTTACAAAACAATGGATTAAACGTATCTATAAATTCAAAAAATAGTAAGTTCATCAAAGAGGACGGCTTGACTGGGGAGCATGTGTATATTATTCGACTTCGTTCTCCAGCACTGTCTGAGCAAACATTTTCTCAAAATACTCGTATGCGAGGGACGGGGAGCCAAAAGCTTTTTTCAGCAGGAGAGCCCGTTAACAATGAGGTCTCTTTGGCTAAGTCGGCTATTTTACATAAACAAAGTGAAGTATTTAATGAATTAGCAGCCCATACTGGAGGTGCTAAAATACGTCATCAGTATACGACCGCATTAAATGGATTTTCTTTGAAGCTGACTCAAGAGCAAGCTGAAAGAGTAGCTACAAACCCACAAGTATTGTCAGTTCAGCGTTCAAAAACCTACCAAATGCACAGTGATGTTGGCCCACAACTAATTCAGGCTGATCGTGTTTGGAGTGGCGAAGCATCTCAAGGTATTCAGTATAAAGGTGAAGGGTTAATTATTGGTGTTGTTGACTCTGGAATAAACTCCGATCATGAGTCTTTCAAAGAGGTTGCAGCTGATGGTTATAAACATATAAATCCATTTGGTGATGGCGTTTTTGTTGGCGATTGTGAAATAAAAGAATTTGCGGATCGTTGTAACGATAAACTAATTGGTATTCGTAGTTACAGTGTAATAACTGATGCATTTACCACCGGAGAGTTAGGCGGTTTTGCCCCCGCTATTGGTGAAGATTACCATGGACACGGAAGTCATGTTGCAGCAACTGTTGCGGGTAATGTTCAATATAATGCACCACTTTCAACGCCTGATGTTAGTAATGCAAGCGATGGTAGTATTTTAAAAGAAAACTTTTTTGAACAAATTAGTGGTGTAGCACCGCGTGCTAATATTATTTCTTACCAAGTTTGCCAACCATTATCTTCGGCTGTTGGCGGTTGTCCGGGTGAAGCGTTAATTGCAGGTATTGAAGACGCAATTACAGATGGTGTTGATGTAATAAACTTTTCAATTGGCGGCCAAGATTCACACCCTTGGAGTGATGCAATTGAAATGGCTTTTTTAGGCGCACGTAAAGCCGGAATATCAGTAGCGGCAGCAGCGGGTAATTCAGGTCGTTCAGGACAATATGAAGAAATGTTTGGTGCAATTGACCATGCATCACCTTGGTTATTAAATGTTGCTGCAACCACTCATGGCCGTGAGGTTATTGTTGAAACAACAGCCACAACGCCAAGTTTCATTGACGAAACACAAGCAGGAACACTTCCAGGCTGGACCGAGCTAAAAGGTGGGGCAATTAATACAGAGTCTGTTACTGGTGTTGTATTACAAGCTAAAGACTATCCTGATATAAATGGCGAGTACAGCGCGTATTGTGCCAATGAATTTGCTGAAAATACTTTCGATTTTTACCCAGATGGAAGTCCTATTTTAGATACGCAAGGACAAACAGCCAATACCATTGTAGTTTGTGCTCGCGATTCATTAAGTAACGCAAATGGTGTGGCTCGTGCATTAAAAGCATCAAATGTTGAAGCGGGTGGTGCTGATGGTTTTATCTTATATAACTACGGGTGGGACGATCCAATTAGCTACACTAGCAAATACTCCATACCTTCTGTGCATATTTCATATGGTAGTTGGCATGGTGATTACACAAATGGTTATTCAGCGTTAAAACAATGGCTAACTAATAATGGCAAGGGGCACACTTTGACCATAACGCCTACGCTAATAGAAAGTGAAATTGTTGCTGAAAATGTTGACAAATTGGCTGATTTCTCCTCACGTGGTCCAAGCCCTTCAACCCCTGAAGCACTAATTCCTGCGGTTGCAGCACCAGGAGTAAATGTTTATGCAGCTTGGGCTGATGAGCATCCTTTTGCAGAAATTAGTCAATCGGGTGACTATAACTTTTTAAGTGGTACATCAATGGCATCACCGCATGCTGCAGGAGCACTTGCGTTAATAAAGCAAGCTAACCCTGATTGGTCACCATCTGAAATTCAATCAGCTCTAGTATCTACTGCAGATGAAACAGTAAAATATAATTACTTTAATCGACCTGGTGGAGAGCTAATTGATGTATCAACTTACCGAGCTGGTACTGGCCGCATTAACGTAGCAAACGCTGTTGAAGCTGGATTGCTGTTAGATGAAACGGCTGATAACTTTGCCGCTGCCGATCCTAATAATGGTGGTGCGGTTCATAGATTAAATCTACCACAATTAGTGAACTTTAACTGTCAACCAACTTGTTCATGGCTTAGAACAGTCAAAGCAACAAAAGATGGTACATGGAAAGTACAGTCAGATGATGTTAAAAACTGGGCATTTGATGCTAAAAAGCAATATCAACAAAATGGGGTAACAATAACTACGCAACCTTCTGAGTTTTCTTTAAAAGCCGGTGAAACACAGACTATTATCGTCACCGCATCAGTGATGGATACTCAGGATCTATTTAGTAACTCTGAGGTTGAGCTTCATTCTACATTACGCTTTAATGAAGTGAATAATGTAAGCCCAGATATGCATTGGCCAATGGTATTTAAATACGATGCTAATGATATGCCATCAAAGCTTGATGTTGTGGCACATCGCAATGATGATAAGCATGAGTTTCATGGTATAAAATTACCAGAAGGCGATAATGTAGGGCGAGTTTATAAACCTACAAAAGCTAAGCAAATCACATTATCTTTACCCAAAGATAAAGATAGTTACCGCCCTTGGACGACCAATGACGAAAAGGGGACATACGAACAGCGAGTAGACGAGTCAACTCACGTAGAGTGGGTTTCTGTTCCAGCAGGAAGCAAACGCCTAGTAGCAGAGGTGACAGAGTTAGTAGAGTCTGAATTAAAAGGTCATCAAGATCTTGGTAATTTAGCGGTCTTTATTGGTAAAGACTACAATGGCGACTCTGTAATTGACTTAGATGATGAAATACTTTGTGTTTCTTCACATACTTTATATGACAACTTTTGTAATATAAATAATCCTGAAGAGGGCGATTACTGGGTTATATTCCACAATGGAAAGCGTGGCTTTAATGATGTGAACTACGATGACATTATTGAAACCTCAAAAGTGGCTATAGCTGTAGTTGAAGATGCTCCTGCAGATAATATGAGTCTAGAGGTTCCATATTCAGACGGTAAGCAAGGCACTTCTGTTGTTTTAAATTGGTCTGATTCGCAAATGCAAGAGGGTGATATTTATTACTCACTCATTGACTTTGGAACATCACAAGTTAATGCCGGTAACATCGGTAAAACAGCGTTAAAAATCGTCAGAGGCAAAGATGATGTAAGCTTGAGTGCATCACAAACAGCGGCCAAAAAAGGCGACATAGTTAAATATACATTTGATATTTTAGCTAACCAATCTGGGCAAGAGCGCGAATATGAAATTGCGACAACACTGCCTGAAGGTCTAAAAGTAGCTAATATTACCTCTAATAGAGAAAAATATACCTCTGAAATAAGCCAGGATGGTCAAAATGTAGTTATTAAAGGTATACAAGGTGACTCAAGCACTATTGAGCCTAACTATGTTATTACCACAAATGCAACCGATCAAAGTTGTGTAACGCCTAACTTTGGTAGTGAAAGTTCAGGTGGCTATGTCGATTTAGCTGCGTTTGGTATTTTACCTGTACTGGGCGGATTTGCGCCTATTGAGGAAGGTGAAGATGGTTACGTATTACCTTACAAAGATGGAATGATATACCATCAAGAAGGTATTATTTTACCTGTATCAACACTTTTCCAAGGTCAATATGACAACGTTCATTTATACAATAACGCTGAGTACTTAAATGTAGGTAAAAAGAACGCTATTGAAATTCGTTCAACAGGTATGATTGCCTTTATGGCAGGCGCCCCTATATTTGGACCGTTCCACTACCCAATGCCTAATAACGGTTTACCGTACGAGCAAATTGCACCGCTTTGGCGTGCAATGGACTTTTCAACAGAATATATGATGAGTGTTCCTCTATATCAAAGTCCATTTGATCCTGAAGGCATTTCAATTGCAACAACAGCATCAGGCTGGGGTATTATTGAATTTGATAATGCACGCTCATATGGTTTTGCTGGAATGCAGCAAAATGGTGCTTACTCGTGGGAAGAGCAAGATGACCGTTTTGATTTTGAATTACTATTTAATGTAAATACACTTCATGGCGATGGTGATTACGAGCTAATTATGGCGTATGACAACATCGATTTTGGTTCGCAAAATGGTCGCGGTTCAATTGGCCTGCAAGGTTATAGAGGTCCATCGCATACTTATGGTCCTATCGAAGGCTTTTTGGGTGAACAATTTGCTTATGACGAGCTAGACACGGTGTTAAGCGATGGCCTTGTTGTTTGTTATGATTACGAAGGCCCTGAGTCATCAGCCTTTAAAATCTCACTTTGGGCTGAAGTAGAGGCTTCAGGTGTAGGTAAAGACTTAACACTATCTGCAACGAGTAAAGTGAGTGGTATTGCTGATATTGAGTTAACACATACCTTAAGTAGTCCATCAAACATTGTTGTCGGTGGTATTAATGCTCAATCAATAGATGAAAATACTTCACTTAACAATCTTGTTATTTATTACAATGATGAAGAAAACAGTGTGAATGCAATCACTATTAGCGGTGAGAATGTAACTGCAGTTGTCGATAGTCATGAACCTGGTGCTGTAGCAACAATCACTCCTACCAAAGACTTCAATGGTGAAACTGAAATAACAGTCACTGTGAGTGATGTTGAAAATCCTTCTGATTCAAACTCAACTAGTTTTATGCTAACAGTTGTATCAGATGGCGTTGAACCTTCAACAGGTAGTGAAGCAGTTGAAGAACCAATAGAAAGTGATAATGATTCATCGAGCGGTAGCTTTGGTGGTTTATTAGCTATGTTAGCAGGAATGCTATGGTTTAGACGCCGTATGCGTTAA
- a CDS encoding transposase: MKKAYRLRKGRVSLTNHYYIVTMVSHNRNKLFTKLNMNRCLIKHMQELEREQRIKSIAFVIMPEHLHWQFQILSNNTLSNIVRLFKGRTAASFYQFEVYRFWQKGYYDHLIRNEEDLIASARYIIANPLRAKLIANVADYPYWDCVYV; this comes from the coding sequence ATGAAGAAGGCTTATCGACTCAGGAAAGGGAGGGTCTCTTTAACTAATCATTACTATATTGTCACTATGGTATCCCATAATCGTAATAAGCTTTTCACTAAACTTAATATGAATCGTTGTTTAATAAAACATATGCAAGAGCTAGAACGAGAACAACGAATAAAATCGATCGCATTTGTTATTATGCCAGAGCACTTACATTGGCAATTTCAAATACTTTCTAACAATACGCTTTCAAATATAGTTCGTCTTTTTAAAGGTAGAACTGCCGCTAGTTTTTATCAGTTTGAGGTTTATAGATTTTGGCAAAAAGGATATTACGATCATTTAATTCGTAATGAAGAAGATCTTATAGCAAGCGCTCGTTATATTATTGCCAATCCTTTGAGGGCAAAGTTAATAGCCAATGTTGCAGATTACCCTTATTGGGATTGCGTTTATGTTTAA
- a CDS encoding mechanosensitive ion channel domain-containing protein, which yields MDSILNWLNENSGLILHYGIQAVIALVIFLLGGRIAKFCANLTAKAFDKKKVDKAVSSFVSSIVYAIVFAATILMALSQIGIETTSFIAILGAAGLAVGLALQGSLSNFASGVLIILLRPFKSGDYVEAGGKAGTIKKIEIFSTEMRTPDNKVIVMPNSKIMSDAIINYSREATRRVDLVIGVGYDADLRKAKEVLKSVLDNEPRILKDPAYNVSVSELADSSVNFIVRPWVNSEDYWPTYWSLMENIKIALDDADITIPFPQMDVHLHKQD from the coding sequence ATGGATTCAATACTCAATTGGCTGAATGAAAATTCAGGCTTAATTTTACACTATGGTATTCAAGCAGTTATAGCGCTTGTTATATTTTTACTGGGTGGTCGAATTGCCAAGTTTTGTGCAAATTTAACTGCTAAAGCATTCGACAAGAAAAAAGTAGATAAAGCGGTTTCATCGTTTGTCTCTAGTATTGTGTATGCCATTGTATTTGCTGCCACTATTTTAATGGCGTTGTCACAAATTGGCATCGAAACCACGTCATTCATTGCTATTTTAGGTGCTGCAGGTTTAGCGGTTGGCTTAGCATTGCAAGGGTCGTTATCTAACTTTGCATCAGGTGTGTTAATTATTTTACTACGCCCATTTAAATCAGGTGATTATGTTGAAGCAGGCGGTAAAGCCGGTACGATTAAAAAAATCGAAATATTCTCAACCGAAATGCGCACTCCTGACAACAAAGTAATTGTAATGCCTAATTCAAAAATAATGTCAGATGCGATCATTAACTACTCACGCGAAGCAACGCGCCGCGTTGACCTTGTGATTGGTGTTGGCTACGACGCCGATTTACGTAAAGCAAAAGAAGTACTTAAATCAGTACTAGATAACGAGCCACGTATTTTAAAAGATCCTGCATACAACGTATCGGTTTCTGAACTTGCCGATTCAAGTGTTAATTTTATTGTGCGACCGTGGGTTAACTCTGAAGATTACTGGCCAACATACTGGTCATTAATGGAAAATATTAAAATAGCGTTAGATGACGCCGATATTACTATTCCGTTCCCACAAATGGATGTTCATTTACATAAGCAAGACTAA
- a CDS encoding DUF481 domain-containing protein — protein sequence MKLKLLSILVAATATTSAFASEEEQKTWEVTSEVGAIITSGNTETTTLKGGIKVLHNLESWNNEYKLDGIYKEDEVENDDGTKEKQRTNEKYSISAQGNYKLNEKHAHLFIYGSHVSDYFGAYRSESVISAGYGLRLLNESNMKLNAEIGPGYKYFKYPDISDEVDENGNSLAGEYEGEVIALGKMDFSWKISDNARFTQLVSVEYGDTNTKTRSETALLTKINGSLQMKVAYNITNNSDVADDKEATDTETSLTLVYSF from the coding sequence ATGAAACTTAAGCTTTTATCAATTTTAGTAGCAGCCACAGCTACAACCAGTGCATTTGCATCAGAAGAAGAACAAAAAACCTGGGAAGTAACCAGTGAAGTGGGTGCTATTATTACCAGTGGTAATACAGAAACAACTACCCTAAAAGGTGGCATTAAAGTTTTACATAACTTAGAAAGTTGGAATAATGAGTATAAGTTAGACGGCATCTACAAAGAAGATGAAGTAGAAAACGACGACGGCACAAAAGAAAAACAGCGCACTAACGAAAAGTACTCTATTTCAGCGCAAGGTAACTACAAGCTAAACGAAAAACATGCTCATTTATTCATTTATGGGTCGCACGTTTCTGATTACTTTGGTGCATACCGAAGTGAATCAGTTATTTCAGCAGGTTATGGTTTACGCTTATTAAACGAGTCAAACATGAAACTAAACGCTGAAATTGGTCCGGGTTATAAGTATTTTAAATACCCAGATATTAGCGACGAGGTTGATGAAAACGGCAACTCATTAGCAGGTGAATACGAAGGCGAAGTAATTGCCTTAGGTAAAATGGACTTTAGCTGGAAAATTTCAGACAACGCGCGTTTTACTCAATTAGTGTCAGTAGAATATGGTGATACAAACACTAAAACTCGTTCAGAAACAGCACTGCTAACTAAAATTAACGGCTCACTACAAATGAAAGTGGCTTATAATATAACCAATAACTCAGATGTTGCTGATGATAAAGAAGCAACTGATACAGAAACCTCATTAACATTGGTTTACAGCTTTTAA
- a CDS encoding SLBB domain-containing protein: MNVIKYLLSTFVLICSFSTLAFAPTAAQLEQFQKLPKSQQQALAKQYGVDISSLEGAGSASGKNNEQDKPTVGERNTTDEQPLTDEERFKPENDAVKPFGYDLFAGEPTTFMPNESAPVPDTYLVGRGDQLLINFYGKESESFEVIVDREGRINIPDLSPVQVAGLTFAEVKELIKVKVEQEVIGVKAFVSLGKLRSIRILVLGEAYKPGSYSVSSLTTVSHALFISGGVSDIASLRNIQVKRGGKLVANFDLYDLLIRGDSSNDIILKPGDVVFIPSVGEQVTVEGLVKRPAIFELKKGETAKQLLKMAGGIKPNAYAKSVIVERFNNQHKEVLSVDFSKKQVNYIPQDGDRIRFSAIGEQYQTSISLIGAVVRPGNYQWYKGKRISDILGSVRGDLLPQADLDYALVVRETNVNGDIEIHQFDLAKAITKNTENNLQLNPNDKIIVFSRFEDKQREDIALANLALTKEQQNQQRKAELWHEYQQKEFDKFVGVSTKKAEFEKPNPNLSMSQMLELKLKEQEENAKSYALFSRHNLLKPIIAKLEQQAGVMQAMQITEISGSVMYPGIYPLMEGGEVKDLITAAGGLLESAYTQEAEITRIATNDVSNIEHIKFDLKSAMQGKAASNISLQSKDSVNIFAIPNWQENLKIELKGEVKFPGTYTIRRGESLSNLLERAGGFSEFAATNAAVFTRQSIKKQEQQQLARLSTELRRDIASKSFQSSVSSNTLTYDEMNKLLKDLANVDALGRLVIDLPLIVKNQQNLVLQDGDVLYVPSKRDSISVMGEVNYSTSHLYKEGISVDEYIDLSGGLKERAADDRIYIIKANGSVTIPNTGNWFAVNNSNQLEPGDTIVVPLDAGHMDKLTLWSTATQILYQLGVAVAAISGI, translated from the coding sequence GTGAACGTTATTAAATATTTATTAAGTACTTTTGTACTTATTTGTAGCTTTAGCACATTAGCATTTGCGCCAACAGCCGCTCAACTTGAGCAGTTTCAAAAGTTACCTAAGTCACAACAACAGGCACTGGCAAAGCAATATGGCGTAGATATTTCAAGCCTTGAAGGTGCCGGTAGTGCAAGTGGCAAAAATAACGAGCAAGACAAACCCACAGTAGGTGAGCGCAATACAACTGACGAGCAACCACTCACAGATGAAGAACGATTCAAACCTGAAAATGACGCAGTAAAACCATTCGGTTATGACCTATTTGCTGGCGAACCAACCACATTTATGCCTAATGAAAGCGCTCCCGTTCCTGATACGTACCTAGTAGGGCGTGGCGATCAGCTATTAATCAACTTTTATGGTAAAGAAAGTGAAAGCTTTGAGGTTATTGTTGATAGAGAAGGGCGTATTAATATTCCCGACTTAAGCCCAGTACAAGTAGCGGGTTTAACGTTTGCTGAAGTTAAAGAACTAATTAAAGTAAAAGTAGAACAAGAGGTTATTGGCGTTAAAGCGTTTGTATCGCTTGGTAAACTACGTAGTATTCGTATTTTGGTTTTAGGTGAAGCATACAAGCCAGGTAGTTATAGCGTATCGTCGCTCACTACTGTGTCACATGCATTATTTATTAGTGGTGGCGTGTCGGATATTGCATCGCTGCGTAATATTCAAGTAAAGCGTGGTGGTAAACTTGTTGCTAATTTTGACCTATACGATTTACTTATTCGTGGTGATAGCAGCAACGATATTATTTTAAAACCTGGCGATGTGGTGTTTATTCCATCGGTAGGAGAGCAAGTAACGGTTGAAGGTTTAGTGAAACGCCCTGCTATTTTTGAGCTGAAAAAAGGCGAAACAGCAAAACAATTATTAAAAATGGCAGGTGGAATTAAACCCAATGCTTACGCTAAAAGTGTGATTGTTGAGCGCTTTAACAACCAACACAAAGAAGTACTTTCGGTCGATTTTAGTAAAAAACAGGTTAACTACATTCCACAAGATGGCGATCGTATTCGCTTTAGCGCGATTGGTGAGCAGTACCAAACTTCAATTAGTTTAATTGGTGCTGTAGTACGCCCTGGTAATTACCAGTGGTACAAAGGTAAACGTATTTCAGATATTTTAGGCTCAGTACGTGGTGACTTATTACCACAGGCCGATTTAGACTATGCATTAGTAGTGCGTGAAACTAACGTAAATGGCGATATTGAAATTCACCAATTCGATTTAGCAAAGGCCATTACAAAAAACACTGAAAACAACTTACAGTTAAATCCTAACGATAAAATTATTGTATTTAGTCGCTTTGAAGATAAACAACGTGAAGATATAGCCCTTGCAAATTTAGCGTTAACTAAAGAGCAGCAAAACCAACAAAGAAAAGCAGAGCTTTGGCATGAATACCAACAAAAAGAGTTCGACAAATTCGTTGGTGTATCTACCAAAAAGGCAGAGTTTGAAAAGCCTAATCCAAACTTAAGCATGTCGCAAATGCTAGAGCTAAAGCTTAAAGAGCAAGAAGAAAATGCAAAAAGCTATGCACTATTTAGCCGCCATAATTTACTTAAACCGATAATAGCTAAGTTAGAGCAGCAGGCTGGTGTAATGCAGGCTATGCAGATTACTGAAATTAGTGGCAGTGTAATGTACCCAGGTATATACCCACTTATGGAAGGCGGTGAAGTTAAAGACCTAATAACTGCTGCAGGCGGCCTTTTAGAGTCGGCTTATACACAAGAGGCCGAAATAACAAGAATTGCCACTAATGATGTATCAAACATTGAGCATATTAAGTTTGATTTAAAAAGTGCCATGCAAGGTAAAGCCGCATCTAATATTTCATTACAAAGTAAAGACAGCGTAAATATATTTGCTATACCAAATTGGCAAGAAAACCTAAAAATAGAGCTAAAAGGTGAGGTTAAATTTCCGGGCACCTATACTATTCGTCGTGGTGAAAGCTTAAGTAACTTACTAGAACGCGCAGGTGGCTTTTCTGAGTTTGCAGCCACTAATGCCGCTGTATTTACTCGCCAATCTATTAAAAAGCAAGAGCAACAGCAACTTGCGCGTTTATCAACCGAGCTTCGCCGTGATATAGCATCTAAAAGCTTCCAAAGTTCAGTAAGTAGCAACACGCTTACCTACGATGAAATGAACAAGCTGTTAAAAGACTTAGCCAACGTAGATGCTTTAGGTCGCTTGGTTATAGACTTACCGCTGATTGTTAAAAACCAACAAAACTTAGTACTGCAAGATGGCGACGTACTTTATGTACCGAGCAAGCGTGACTCCATTAGTGTAATGGGTGAGGTTAATTACTCTACATCACACTTATACAAAGAAGGTATAAGTGTAGACGAATACATAGACCTAAGTGGTGGTTTAAAAGAGCGCGCAGCTGATGACCGTATTTACATAATAAAAGCCAACGGCTCGGTAACAATACCAAATACAGGCAACTGGTTTGCAGTTAATAACTCAAACCAACTTGAACCAGGCGACACCATTGTTGTCCCACTAGATGCCGGCCATATGGATAAGCTAACGCTTTGGAGCACCGCAACACAAATTCTATATCAATTAGGTGTAGCAGTAGCAGCCATAAGCGGTATTTAA
- a CDS encoding Wzz/FepE/Etk N-terminal domain-containing protein — protein sequence MENNSNNLNQVNMPMQNNIADDEIDLRELFTAIWQGKWIIVAITTLFAVASVIYAINQPNIYQSEALLAPAEQEQQGGLGALAGQFGGLASLAGVNLGSGGGVDKTQMALEVLKSRQFTSEFIQKHNILPDLMAAKAWNRETNTVIYDEELYIADQNKWIREAELPFKPEPSVQEAYKKIKKVVSANINKETGMVTIAIEHVSPYVAQQWVNWLIQDINATMKQRDVLEANKSTTFLTQQLEQTKIADIRTVLYKLVEEQTKTIMFANVRDEYVFKTIDPAIVPEQKFKPKRALICVLGVLLGGMFSVMIVLIRYFVSEDEA from the coding sequence ATGGAAAACAACTCAAATAATCTAAACCAAGTAAATATGCCAATGCAAAACAACATTGCCGATGACGAAATAGACCTTCGCGAACTATTTACCGCTATTTGGCAAGGTAAGTGGATAATTGTTGCTATAACCACTTTGTTTGCTGTGGCATCTGTTATTTATGCCATAAACCAGCCTAATATTTATCAGTCTGAGGCGTTACTTGCTCCTGCAGAGCAAGAACAACAAGGTGGTTTAGGTGCATTAGCGGGCCAGTTTGGTGGCCTAGCAAGTTTAGCTGGGGTTAACTTAGGCTCAGGTGGTGGGGTCGATAAAACGCAAATGGCGCTTGAGGTACTAAAATCGCGTCAGTTCACCAGCGAATTTATTCAAAAACACAATATACTACCCGACTTAATGGCAGCTAAAGCATGGAACCGTGAGACTAATACAGTTATTTATGATGAAGAGCTTTATATTGCAGATCAAAATAAATGGATTCGCGAAGCTGAATTGCCTTTTAAACCAGAGCCTTCAGTGCAAGAGGCGTATAAAAAAATCAAAAAGGTTGTTTCAGCTAATATTAATAAAGAAACTGGCATGGTCACAATTGCCATAGAGCATGTATCACCTTATGTAGCGCAACAATGGGTAAACTGGTTAATACAAGATATAAATGCCACCATGAAGCAACGCGACGTACTTGAGGCAAACAAAAGTACTACTTTTTTAACTCAGCAGCTAGAACAAACTAAAATTGCTGACATACGAACTGTGCTATACAAGTTAGTTGAAGAGCAAACAAAAACAATTATGTTTGCTAATGTGCGTGATGAATATGTATTTAAAACTATAGATCCTGCAATAGTGCCTGAGCAGAAGTTTAAGCCCAAAAGAGCACTAATATGCGTACTAGGCGTTTTGTTGGGTGGTATGTTTAGTGTAATGATAGTATTGATCAGGTATTTTGTGAGCGAGGATGAAGCCTAG